The Chloroflexota bacterium genome contains the following window.
CCCGATGCTGCTGGTGGCGGTCTTGATCGCACTGGCGCTGCTCACGAACTTCACGGCAGCCCAGCGAATGCGGCACGTGGGCCGGCTGTTCGAGGAGCGGCGTAAGGGCCGCGGCATCGGGGGCTGACGCGCGCTCAGTCGGGCTCGATGGTCACCCGCAGGCCGCGTGCTGCAAGCTGGTGCTCGTACAGTTCGGCTCGTTCCTTCGGCGCGCGCGCCACAACCGACGCGCCGGTCGTGTGGACTTCCCAGGCGTGCTGGTGGGCCTTGTCCCGCGTCATCCCGGGGATGATCCGGCAGAGCGCCACCTCGACGTCGTCGAACGAATGGCAGTCGCAGTCCAAGACCACGACTTTGAACGGCCGTAGCGCCTTCGGCACGACCGTCTGATCGCGGTCGAGGTCAGGGTGCGTGATCGTCGGCGTCGTCTCGGCTCGGGGCGGCGTGCTTCGTGGAGCCATCTGGTGTCAGGCCCCTTCAGCGAGTTGACGCAGGAGCCTGGCGCGTACGCCCACCAGCGTCACGCCGACCACTTCATGCGCGGCTTCGTCGTAGCGCAGGATGACGCCATCACCAGCATCGACACCCATGGCCGCGCGAGGTGCGCCCAGCGCGAGATAGAGGACATCGGCCTCTTCATCGTAGGTCCGAGTTACCGGCTCGCGGCCTTCCAGTATCTTCACCGCTTCCATAGGATGCTCCTTGACCGCGACTGGTAGACGGTGTGACCTCGGTGGCCCGGTCCAGCAGCACGACGTTGAACGGCCTGAGCGCCTTCGCCACGACCATCTGGACTCGGTCAAGGTCAGGGCGTGTGATGGTTGGTGTCGGACTACGCATCGCTATCTGTATTCTCGCAGATTGATAGTCCTACGAGGGGTCTTCGCACACGAGCCGGCGGATCTCTGACCTGATCGAGATGTAGATGTTGCCCTGTCGATCCAGTCTGACGACTCCCGCATCGACCGTGTCGCCTCGTTCCTCCTGCTGTCCACGACTCATGGCTCCCCAGGCGGCCAGCACCGTACCGTCCGGTCCCAACCGTTTGACCGGCAACGGGCCACCGTGGCTGACGTAGACCAGGGCAATTGCATGTTCGCTGGTGTACCCGAAGCATCATGGAACGGGCGGTCGGGGACTGAAGTCCCCGCCTACACGCATGCCGTCGCTGCGCGACGGCCGTGGGGAACGGCAGGCACTGGTGCGACTGGAGCGTCGCGCAGCGACTGCATGACTGTAGGCGGGGCTTTCAAGCCCCGACGCCGCCGCACGACGACATCAACATGCAATCGCCCTGGGACGTAGACGTTGCTTGCTGCGTCCACGGTCAATGATGTGATACGCGCGAACATGGTTGTGCCAGTGCGCTGATCATCGACCGGGACATCTCCCCAGCGCGCCAGCACGGCGCCGTCTGGGTCCAGCGCGAGTGCGGTAGCGGTGAACGTGCGGCCACGCGGCGCCCATCGATCAAGATCCTCCGCCCGCCAGCGAGCCTGCTGCCGACCATCCGGCCCGATCTTGTACACGCTCCCCTTGTCGGCGATATACACCGTCTCATCGGGAGCCACGACGTAGTCCACCGCCTCTGGCACATACCGGTCCCCGGCCACACCAGCAGGCTGCCAGTGCTTGTCTACTTCGCCATTGGCATTCACCCTGACGACCGCGTTGCGACGGATCTGATCGCCATCTGAGTATGAGGGTCCCAGGCGCGTCGGCCGGTGCGCCGATCCTGGCGATCGTTTCGCCAGTCGGCGCGAGTTTCTGGATCTGTCCAGAGCCTTGCCAGCCACCACCTGTTGCGTAGATGGCGCCGTCTTGGTCAACTGCGATCCCCCCTGCCTGCGAAAT
Protein-coding sequences here:
- a CDS encoding DUF2283 domain-containing protein, yielding MEAVKILEGREPVTRTYDEEADVLYLALGAPRAAMGVDAGDGVILRYDEAAHEVVGVTLVGVRARLLRQLAEGA
- a CDS encoding ATP-dependent Clp protease adaptor ClpS — protein: MAPRSTPPRAETTPTITHPDLDRDQTVVPKALRPFKVVVLDCDCHSFDDVEVALCRIIPGMTRDKAHQHAWEVHTTGASVVARAPKERAELYEHQLAARGLRVTIEPD